The Blastopirellula sediminis sequence ATCCATCCGAGTTGGGCGCCGTTGGACCGCCGCCGGCAGAAGAGAATGTGATGGAAGACATCCTCAGCAAATCGCTGCTGGAACGAGCCGGCATCAACAGCAGCAATCGCCGCTTCGGCAGCGAGTAGTCGGCGAACTTCGCAAAGCGAAAAAACATAAAAAAAGCCCCGCAACCTGCGGGGCTTTTTCTTTGTTCGGGCCGAAGGATCCGCGGCCAAGGACGTGGACTTAGTCCTCGTCCTCTTCTTCGCCTTCCTCTTTTTCACTCTCTTCCTCTTCTTTTTCTTCGTCGTCGTCATCGAAGAAGTCGGCATCGGAGTCCGAGTCGTCGTCGTCAATCAAGAGGTCGTCGTCGAAGCCGTCTCCCAGTTCTTCCTGGTCTTCGAATTCCTCAAAGTCTTCGTCGAAATCGTCGTCGAAGTCGTCGTCGTCAAACGTGTCGTAGTCATCCACGTCTCCGTCGTCCGACAGGTCGGCGATGATTTCAGGGAGCGCTTCGTGCATGGGATCGGCTTCCAATGGGGAAGCGACGGGGAAAACGAGCGACATGGAGAAAACCTACCAGGATTTCGCAGAGGGTTAAAACCGGCCTACGCGACTCAAAGGGACGATTTTGCACGGACTTACGCCAAACCGTCAACAGGAGTGAGCCCCAGGAAGCCCGCATTTTTTTCACGAATATTTTCCCCAGGCTCGAACCTTGGGGCTGCCATGGGGTATCTATAGTGTATAGGATACACTAACAAAGACGCTGGAGGCGAAACCATGTTGCCTACTGTATATCGCGGGTCGCTCGCACTTTTAACCGACCTTTATCAGCTGACGATGGCCTACGGCTATTGGAAACGGCAGCGTGCCGACCGCCTGGCGACGTTCCATCTCTACTTCCGCAAACTGCCGTTTCAGGGGGGGTATGCGGTCGCGGCCGGTTTGGAACTGGCGATCGACTATCTCCGCCAATTTCGGTTTGACGACGAAGATTTGGGCTATTTGGCGACCCTTCGCGGCAACGACGATCGGCCGCTGTTTGAAGAAGGGTTCTTCGATTACCTCGCCGAGCTTCGCTTTACCGGCGATCTGGAGGCGATCGCCGAAGGGACCGTCGTCTTTCCGAACGAACCGCTGGTTCGCGTGACGGCGCCGCTGTTGGTCGCCCAGTTGCTCGAAACTCCGCTCCTCAACCTGATCAACTTCTCGACCTTGATCGCGACGAAGTCGGCTCGCATCTGTCAGGCCGCCGAAGGGGAATCGGTCCTCGAGTTTGGTCTTCGCCGAGCCCAGGGAATCGACGGCGGTTTGACCGGCGCCAGAGCTGCGTTCATCGGCGGCGCCGCCGCGACGTCGAACGTGCTGGCCGGGAAGATCCTGGGGATTCCGGTTCGCGGGACGCACGCACATAGCTGGGTGATGGCTTACGGCGACGAGCGGGAAGCGTTCGCCGACTACGCCGCCGCGATGCCGAACAACTGCGTCTTCCTGGTCGACACCTACGACACGCTCGAAGGGGTTCGCCACGCGATCGAAGCGGGGGAAGAGCTGCGGCGTCGCGGACACAAGATGGTCGGCATCCGACTCGACTCGGGAGACCTGGCCTACTTGAGCATCGAAGCGCGTCGCCTGCTCGACGAAGCAGGCTTCCCCGAAGCGGCGATCGTCGGCAGCAGCGACTTGGACGAGTATTTGATTCAAAGCTTAAAGCAGCAAGGCGCCAAGATTTCGGTCTGGGGCGTGGGGACGCGACTCGCGACCGCCTACGACCAGCCGGCATTAGGAGGCGTTTACAAATTGTCTGCGATTCAAAACGAACGAGGTGAGTGGGAACATCGCATCAAGCTCTCGGAACAGCGGATCAAAACGACGATCCCGGGACGTTTGCAAGTGCGACGCTACTCGCATGATGGACGCGTCGCCGGTGACCTGATGTTCGACGAACTGTTGGGAGAACCGGACGGTAAGGCGATCGTCGATCCGGCCGATCCGCTGCGTCGCAAGAAGCTGTCGGCCAACTGGGAATGCGAAACGTTGCTGACTCCTGTTTTTCGTCAGGGAGAAGTGGTGTATCAGAATCCGACCCTCCTGGAGATGCAGGCCAGAACGAAAGCGGAGCTGGCCCGGTTTCATCCGAGCGTGCGGCGACTATTGAATCCGCACGGTTATCCAGTCGGGATCGATCAAAAACTGTTCAAAGAACGGGAACGGATGATCCACGAAGCGAGTGCGTTGGACGAGGAGGAATAAGCGATGGCGTTCGTTTACGAATATGCTCGACCTTCGGTGACCGTCGACTGCGTGATTTTCGGGCTGGATGACGACGGCTTGAAGATCTTGCTGATTCAGCGGGACGCCGAGCCGTTTGAAGGGGGTTGGGCGTTACCTGGCGGGTTCGTCGAAATGGGAGAATCGCTCGATCAAGCGGCGATGCGTGAGCTGCAGGAAGAGACCGGCGTTCACGAAGTGTTCCTCGAGCAGCTCTACACGTTTGGCGAAGTGAATCGCGATCCGCGAACCCGCGTGATCACGGTCGCCTACTACGCCCTGGTCAACTTGAAAGATCACAAAGTCGAAGCGGCGACCGACGCCCGAGCGGCGGCCTGGTTTGAACTGGACGACCTGCCGACGCTGGCGTTTGATCACGACAAGATCTTGCAGATGGCGCAGGAGCGGCTGCAAGGAAAGGTCCGTTACCAGCCGATCGGCTTCGAGCTGTTGCCGGAGAAGTTTTCGCTGCGGCAGTTGCAACGGATGTACGAAATCGTGCTGGGGCGTTCGCTCGACAAGCGAAACTTTCGCAAGAAGGCGCTCAGTCTCGGCGTGCTGGAAGATTTGAACGAAGTGGAGCGGGACGTTTCGCATCGAGCGGCGCGGCTGTATCGCTTCGATCGCGAAAAGTATCAACAACTGGTCAAAGACGGATTCAACTTTGAACTGTGACGAGGAGGCGAAGATGCGGGCCTTACTGCTGGTTGACGTGCAAAACGACTTTCTGCCTGGCGGAAGTTTGGCGGTCGCCGATGGGGATCAAATTGTGCCGGTGATCAATGAGGTCATGGGAAAGTTTGACCTGGTCGTCGCCACCAAGGATTGGCACCCAGCCGAGCATGAAAGTTTCGCCAGTCAGCATGAGGACCACGAGATCGGCCACGAGATCGATCTGCACGGCCTGCCGCAGATCTTGTGGCCGGATCATTGCGTGCAGCAGTCGGAAGGAAGCGAGTTTCCGCCAGAGTTGGACGCGGCGACGATCGATCACGTCATCTACAAGGGAGACAATCCGCAGGTCGACAGCTATAGCGGCTTTTTTGATAACGATCGTCGGCACGACACCGGACTGAACGCTTGGCTGCAGGGGAAGAAGGTGACCGACGTCTATATCGCCGGACTTGCGACGGACTACTGCGTGAAATCGACGGCGCTCGATGCGATTGCTCTCGGCTATCGGGTGTACCTGATCGCTGACGCGTGTCGCGGCGTCGATTTACAACCAGGGGATGTGACCGCCGCCATCGAGCAGATGGAAGCGAGCGGCGTCGTCCTGGTAAATAGCAAAGAGATTGAATAATGGATTGAAAAGAATATGGATGAAAAACAGCTCAAATCAACGAGCAAATTTCTAAGTTTGGTTTTGCGGCATCAGCCCGATAAGATTGGAGTCGAACTCGACGAGCAAGGTTGGATCGACGTCGACACGCTTCTCGCTGCGATGAATCGAAGCGGGAAGAAATTGACCGTCGAACAACTGCGCGAAGTGGTGACCAAGAACGACAAGCAGCGTTTCAAGTTCTCCGACGACCAGCGACGCATTCGTGCGAATCAGGGGCACTCGGTCGAGGTCGAACTCGGCTATGAACCGGCCGAGCCGCCGGAGTTTCTGTTGCATGGGACGCCGGCAGGATCGGTCGCGATCATTTTGGAGACGGGACTCAAGAAGATGGCTCGCCATCATGTTCACCTGCACCATGATCGTGAGACCGCCAGCGCAGTCGGACAGCGGCGAGGGAAGCCG is a genomic window containing:
- a CDS encoding nicotinate phosphoribosyltransferase codes for the protein MLPTVYRGSLALLTDLYQLTMAYGYWKRQRADRLATFHLYFRKLPFQGGYAVAAGLELAIDYLRQFRFDDEDLGYLATLRGNDDRPLFEEGFFDYLAELRFTGDLEAIAEGTVVFPNEPLVRVTAPLLVAQLLETPLLNLINFSTLIATKSARICQAAEGESVLEFGLRRAQGIDGGLTGARAAFIGGAAATSNVLAGKILGIPVRGTHAHSWVMAYGDEREAFADYAAAMPNNCVFLVDTYDTLEGVRHAIEAGEELRRRGHKMVGIRLDSGDLAYLSIEARRLLDEAGFPEAAIVGSSDLDEYLIQSLKQQGAKISVWGVGTRLATAYDQPALGGVYKLSAIQNERGEWEHRIKLSEQRIKTTIPGRLQVRRYSHDGRVAGDLMFDELLGEPDGKAIVDPADPLRRKKLSANWECETLLTPVFRQGEVVYQNPTLLEMQARTKAELARFHPSVRRLLNPHGYPVGIDQKLFKERERMIHEASALDEEE
- a CDS encoding NUDIX hydrolase, yielding MAFVYEYARPSVTVDCVIFGLDDDGLKILLIQRDAEPFEGGWALPGGFVEMGESLDQAAMRELQEETGVHEVFLEQLYTFGEVNRDPRTRVITVAYYALVNLKDHKVEAATDARAAAWFELDDLPTLAFDHDKILQMAQERLQGKVRYQPIGFELLPEKFSLRQLQRMYEIVLGRSLDKRNFRKKALSLGVLEDLNEVERDVSHRAARLYRFDREKYQQLVKDGFNFEL
- the pncA gene encoding bifunctional nicotinamidase/pyrazinamidase; amino-acid sequence: MRALLLVDVQNDFLPGGSLAVADGDQIVPVINEVMGKFDLVVATKDWHPAEHESFASQHEDHEIGHEIDLHGLPQILWPDHCVQQSEGSEFPPELDAATIDHVIYKGDNPQVDSYSGFFDNDRRHDTGLNAWLQGKKVTDVYIAGLATDYCVKSTALDAIALGYRVYLIADACRGVDLQPGDVTAAIEQMEASGVVLVNSKEIE
- a CDS encoding RNA 2'-phosphotransferase encodes the protein MDEKQLKSTSKFLSLVLRHQPDKIGVELDEQGWIDVDTLLAAMNRSGKKLTVEQLREVVTKNDKQRFKFSDDQRRIRANQGHSVEVELGYEPAEPPEFLLHGTPAGSVAIILETGLKKMARHHVHLHHDRETASAVGQRRGKPVLLQVASGRMHGDGYLFYVTPNQVWLTDEVPPAYIHVLQ